The Lactuca sativa cultivar Salinas chromosome 2, Lsat_Salinas_v11, whole genome shotgun sequence genome includes a window with the following:
- the LOC111899860 gene encoding elongation factor 1-alpha, whose protein sequence is MGKEKIHISIVVIGHVDSGKSTTTGHLIYKLGGIDKRVIERFEKEAAEMNKRSFKYAWVLDKLKAERERGITIDIALWKFETTKYYCTVIDAPGHRDFIKNMITGTSQADCAVLIIDSTTGGFEAGISKDGQTREHALLAFTLGVKQMICCCNKMDATTPKYSKGRYEEIVKEVSSYLKKVGYNPDKIPFVPISGFEGDNMIERSTNLDWYKGPTLLEALDQINEPKRPTDKPLRLPLQDVYKIGGIGTVPVGRVETGIIKPGMVVTFGPTGLTTEVKSVEMHHEALTEALPGDNVGFNVKNVAVKDIKRGYVASNSKDDPAKGAASFTSQVIIMNHPGQIGNGYAPVLDCHTSHIAVKFQELLTKIDRRSGKELEKEPKFLKNGDAGMVKMMPTKPMVVETFAEYPPLGRFAVRDMRQTVAVGVIKSVDKKDPTGAKVTKAAAKKGVK, encoded by the exons ATGGGTAAGGAAAAGATTCATATCAGCATTGTCGTCATCGGACATGTCGACTCCGGCAAGTCAACAACCACTGGTCACTTGATCTACAAGCTTGGAGGAATCGACAAGCGTGTGATCGAGAGGTTCGAGAAGGAAGCTGCTGAGATGAACAAACGTTCTTTCAAATACGCATGGGTGCTCGACAAACTTAAGGCCGAGCGTGAACGTGGTATTACCATCGATATTGCCCTCTGGAAGTTTGAAACCACCAAGTACTACTGCACAGTCATCGATGCCCCCGGACATCGTGATTTCATCAAGAACATGATTACTGGTACTTCCCAGGCCGATTGTGCCGTTCTCATCATTGACTCCACCACTGGAGGTTTCGAAGCTGGTATTTCCAAGGATGGGCAGACCCGTGAGCACGCTCTTCTCGCTTTCACTCTTGGTGTGAAGCAAATGATCTGCTGTTGTAACAAG ATGGATGCTACCACCCCTAAATACTCCAAGGGTAGGTACGAGGAAATCGTGAAGGAAGTGTCTTCATACTTGAAGAAGGTCGGATACAACCCAGACAAAATCCCATTCGTTCCAATCTCTGGATTCGAAGGTGACAACATGATTGAGAGGTCAACCAACCTTGACTGGTACAAGGGACCAACCCTTCTTGAAGCTCTTGACCAGATCAACGAGCCAAAGAGACCCACAGACAAGCCACTCCGTCTACCACTTCAGGATGTTTACAAGATCGGTGGTATTGGAACTGTGCCAGTGGGACGTGTTGAGACAGGTATCATCAAGCCTGGTATGGTTGTGACCTTCGGACCAACAGGGTTGACCACTGAAGTCAAGTCTGTTGAGATGCATCATGAAGCTTTGACCGAAGCTCTTCCTGGTGACAATGTTGGGTTCAATGTTAAGAATGTTGCTGTGAAGGATATCAAGCGTGGGTATGTTGCCTCAAACTCCAAGGATGATCCTGCTAAGGGTGCTGCCAGTTTCACTTCCCAGGTTATCATCATGAACCACCCTGGTCAGATCGGAAATGGTTATGCTCCAGTGTTGGATTGCCACACTTCTCACATTGCTGTTAAGTTCCAAGAGCTGTTGACCAAGATTGACAGACGATCAGGAAAGGAGCTTGAGAAGGAGCCCAAGTTTTTGAAGAATGGTGATGCAGGTATGGTTAAGATGATGCCGACCAAGCCTATGGTGGTGGAGACTTTCGCAGAGTACCCACCTCTTGGAAGGTTTGCTGTGAGGGACATGCGTCAGACTGTTGCTGTTGGTGTGATCAAGAGTGTTGACAAGAAGGACCCGACTGGAGCTAAGGTGACCAAGGCCGCAGCCAAGAAGGGTGTCAAGTGA